In Candidatus Berkelbacteria bacterium, the DNA window CGTCGAGCCACGGTACGGCAGATCTTCCTCGCCACCGGCGGTTTTGGAGCCGCCGATGCGCTGCGTGCTTTCCTGACCAGGGATCACCGTTGAGGTGCCCCCGTTGTTGTCGGGAGTCGCGTCGATCGGCAAGAACCCTTTCAAGAAGCGGAGAATCTCAGTCCCCCGCAACTGTCGGTAGTCCGCCGGTCCGCGCAAGATGTTGATCTCCAAGCTACCGGTCATCATACCGCCGCGGGTCCAGGTGAACGTGAAAATTGCCACCTGGTATCGATCCCGATCGTCACGGTGCTCGACGATCCACTGAAGTGGAATCGGCCGAAGCGGTGACTGGTCGGTGTCGAAGAGATACGAGAATTCGCCTGGGAATTCTGTCGTACGGCATAGCCGATAGCGATAGCCCTGGTAGTCCCAGATGCCGCTGCGCTCGTCTTTGCTGTCCTTGCCGTTGGCGCTTTCGCCAACGCAGATCCAGACTCGTTCTATCCTCTTGAAACCCCGCGCAATGATGCGCAGATCCAAGACGGTGCCGCGGGGAACTTGCGGGTAGTACCCGGTGATTGCCGAGTACGAGCCGCCGAGGTTGTCTTCGCGAGTGCCTCCTGTGTCGTACGCCGAAGCGTTGAACGACATGGAAACGCTCTGCCGAAGCCGTTCCTCAGTTTTCCCCAGCCACTGCACGCCGAGCGTGTGCTGGGCTTGCTGTGTGGCAGCAAAAGTTGTCGGGGCGACGCCCATAACGAGCGCCGCGAGAACTACGAATAGTCTGAGCATCCGATACACGGGCTCACCTCCATTTGTCGTTGGTAACATAAGTTTCTGTCCTGCTTGTAAAACAACGCACTGAGCGTCGTGGTCGCCTTACTTGCAGGCGCCGTCTCAGCCAGGAGAAGGGCAGGAGGAATATTGCCGGGATGAGCAAGCTCAACCCATATGGCAACTCTCCCTAGTCCCAGCCGAGACGGCACCTACAAGCGTTTACCATCGCGCTTAATGTACGACGGGATAATAGCATATGCCTACCTAAAAGTCAATCATTATAGCAGGTATTTCGCATATACTATTTATATACTTTTAGTTGCCGAAAAATTAACTCACCGTTAGCGGGAATGCACAATTACCTTTAAGGCTTATTACCGTGGCACGTATTCTGTGCCGTCGTCGGTATCTAGAACGTCGTACCCTAGCTGAAGTAGTTCCGCCTTACGGTTATCAGCCGTCAGGAAGTCCTTTTTTTCTCTAGCGCTATACCTATCAGCGGCTAAGCGTTGGGCTGGCGGGTCTTCTTCCACTTTTCGATAGACAAGGCCGAAGATTGCAAAAAGCTTGTCGGTATCCTCAAGGCTTATCTCCGTCGCGTTCTGTGACCAGATCTGTAAAGCTAGGGGGGTATCAAGATCGTCCTCGAGAGCAGCGATGATTTGTCCCCATATCTCCGCGTTAGTTTCCGACGGCAAATTACGGTAGGCGCCGAAAATTTTCTTTCTTAAAGCGACGCCCTGCTCCATATTTGCTCTGGTATAGTCGAATGGGCGACGATAATGAGTTTGATACATTGCCAGGCGAATTTCGTTTGGCGAGAAGTCTTCTAAGATTTCTTGGATCAGAATGGTGTTCTTGAGCGACTTACTCATCTTCTGACCGTTTACCGTTAACATACCGCCGTGAATCCAGAAATTGGCCATAGTTTTACCTGTTAGCGCCTCTGTCTGGGCGATCTCATTCTCGTGGTGCGGAAAAATATGCTCAATAGCTGAACCGTGAATGTCAAAAGTATCGCCCAAATACTTGCGACTCATCGTCGAACACTCGATATGCCAACCAGGAAAACCCCTGCCCCAGGGCGAGTCCCAGACCAGTTCGTTGGCCCCAAACGGCGCTGCTTTCCACAGGGCAAAATCTGCTGGTGACAGTTTGTCTTTAGCAGGTTCAGTTCTGGTGCCGGTGACAATTTCAGCAATACCCCGATGGCTTAACTTGCCGTAGTCTTGTTTTCTCGAGACACGAAAATATACATTTCCTTCAGATGTAGCATATGCGAACCCCTTTTTAATAAGTTCCTCAACAAACTTGATTATTTCCTTGATATGGGAGGAGGCTTTCGGGTACTCATCAGGTTCGAGGATATTCAGGCGTGACATATCCCTCTTATGAGCCTCGCTAAACTGTTCGATTACCTGCACAGTAGTCTCGCCAGTCTCCTGAGCCTTCTGCCTTATCTTATCTTTACCTGA includes these proteins:
- a CDS encoding cysteine--tRNA ligase; translated protein: MALELYNTLTTKKEPFYSIEPHKVRMYVCGPTVYDYDHIGHARTYLSFDLLNRVLRYEGFEVNYIQNITDVGHLMNDAESGKDKIRQKAQETGETTVQVIEQFSEAHKRDMSRLNILEPDEYPKASSHIKEIIKFVEELIKKGFAYATSEGNVYFRVSRKQDYGKLSHRGIAEIVTGTRTEPAKDKLSPADFALWKAAPFGANELVWDSPWGRGFPGWHIECSTMSRKYLGDTFDIHGSAIEHIFPHHENEIAQTEALTGKTMANFWIHGGMLTVNGQKMSKSLKNTILIQEILEDFSPNEIRLAMYQTHYRRPFDYTRANMEQGVALRKKIFGAYRNLPSETNAEIWGQIIAALEDDLDTPLALQIWSQNATEISLEDTDKLFAIFGLVYRKVEEDPPAQRLAADRYSAREKKDFLTADNRKAELLQLGYDVLDTDDGTEYVPR